GTCGCTGCGGCCGGCCCGGCCCGCGACGCTGTCGAAGCGCAGCTCTTGAAGGGCGCAGCATCGGTCGGCGCATCCGCGAAGGACACGAACGCCAGCGAGCTCGTCTACCTCGGCTACCGCAATGCGATCCACGCGGGCGCGGGGCACATCGGCGTGCACATGACGGGGTTGCATCCCGTCATGCAGCTCGATCTCGCTCGCGCCGCCCATCAGCGGCTCGAGGGCAGCTTCTCCGGTTCGGAACAGGGCATCGTCGACATGACCCTGCTGTTGGCTCCCGCGCTGGTCTCCGAGCGCTACGACCGAGCCGAGCGCATCCTGAGCCCTGAAGAGGCCCAGACGCGACTGCGCGCACTCGGCGGACCACTCGAGCCCATGTCTGCGCTCACCGTCTACGGCCGAGCCGAGGATGTCGTGGCGGGCCCCTCGAGCCTCTCCCTCTCCATCGCTCGCGGCCTCGGGTTCGAAGGCCCTCTCTCTGCCGCCTCGGTGCTGCCGATGTTCGACAGCACGCTCGACCACGTGGACGACGCCGCGCTGCGCGCCGCGCTGCACCAGCTGAAGGGCCACGCCCGCTGGATGGTGGAACATCGCGGAGGCGACCTGGTGACATCGGAGCAGTCCGCCTCGCGCGTCCTCATGCTCCACGCGCTGTCCGTGATCGACTAGCGCGAGGCCCGCAGCCCGAGCTCGCCCGCGAGCGCCTCGAGCGCCGGCAGCGGATCCTCGCTCGCCGGCAGCAGCTGCACGCACACGTGGTCGGCGCCCGCATCGAGCTGTCCGCGCACGGCTGCCGCCAGCTCCGCCGGGGTGCCGTGGGGCGCGAGCGCGTCGACCGCCGCGTCCGTCGCGCCGTCGTCGAGCTCGGCTGCGGTGAAGCCGTGGGACTCGAGCGTGCGGCGGTAGTTCGACAGCGCCAGGTAGCGGTCGAGGAAGGCGCGGGCGGATGCGCGCGCGGCCACGGGATCGGTGTTCGGCACGAGTCGCTGCTCCGGTGCGATGAGCGTGTCGGGGCCGACGATGTCGCGGGCGAAGCGGGTGTGCGTCGGCGTGGTCATGTAGGGGTGGGTGCCGGCCGCGCGCTCGGCGGCGAGCGCGAGCGTGCGCGGACCGAGCGCAGCGATCACGCGGCGCTCTGCGGGCACGCCCTCGGCGTCGAGCGTGTCGAGGTACTCCACGAGCGCCGCGTACGGCTTCTGGTAGGTGTCGCCGATCGCCTCGCGGTGCCCGATGCCGACGCCGAGCAGGAAGCGGCCGGGGTGCGCCTGCTCGAGGCGGTGGAAGGATGCGGCGACCTCGGCCGCCGGGGACTTCCAGATGTTCACGATGCCGGTGGCGATCGTCACGTGCTCGGTCGCGTCGAGCAGCTGCTCGGCGATCTCCAGGTCGGCCTCCGGCGAGCCGCCGATCCAGATCGTGCCATAGCCAAGCCGCTCCACCGCGGCCGCCAGCTCAGGCGTGAGCAGCCCACCGCCGCGCCAGAAGCCGACGCGGCCGAGGGCGGGAGCGGCAGGAGCAGGAGCAGCAGGAGCAGCAGTCATCGTGGTTCCAATCGAAAGGCGGCGCGGTCAAGGAGTCACGCCCACCGTATCCACCGCTGCCATGCAGGCAGCCAGCAGCGGCAACACCCCAGAGCGCCTACTCGATCGCCTGCACGGACTCGATGAGCCCATCCGCCCACGCACTCGAGTCGGCGACATACGCGGCTGGCTGGCCGATCGGCGCCGGCACCGTCAGGGTCTGCCCGCCGTCGACCACCTCGCCGGTGAACAGGTGGCGCCATCGCCCCGGCGGCAAGGTCACCGACACCTCGCTCGCGCCCTCCCGCAGCACGGGCGCGACGAGCACGTCCCGCCCGAGGAAGAACTGCGTGTCGACGCCCGCCGCCTCCGTGCCCGGCGCGACGAGCCAGCCGTGCCGCATCGCGGGCACCCCGGTGCGCACCGCCTCCTCCAGCACCTGCGCGCGGTAGTCGCCGAGCGCCGTGAACAGCTGCGTCATTTCTGCCAAGTGGCTCGCCACCGCCGGATCCTCATCCGGCTGCAGGTTCACCGCCGGGCGGTTCGTCTCGTGGGTGCGCATCACCGGGCCGAAGGCCGCGTACTCGGCCCAGCGCTGCAGCAGTTCAGGAGTGCGCCGGTGATCCTGCACCACCGCGTTGATGGAGGTGTAGCCGCCCAGGTCGCTGTGCACCACCGGCCAGCCAGAGACGCCGGCCGAGAGCGTGCCGAGCAGCGCCGACTCGAGGCCGTCCTCGCGGCTGAAGTCCACGAGCTGATCGCCGGTCCACGCGAGCCCGGGCGAGGCGCCCAGCGAGCCCGCGCGGAACCACGTCACGCACTCCGGCTTGCCCGCGCGCTCGCACGCATCCGCCACCGTCTCCATCCACAGCCCCGGCCAGGCGTTGTGCAGCTGCGCGGCCGAGCCCTCGTGCAGCACGGCGTCGACCGGCAGCCCCTCGGCGAAGTCGGCCATGAAGCCGTCGACCCCGATCGCGAGCACCTCCTCGGCGATCACGTCGGCGAACCAGTCGCGAGCCTCGGGATGCGTGAGGTCGACCAGGGAGGCGGTGAAGTCGCCCTGATCGAGTCCGTATGGCTGGCCGGTCGCATCGCGCACGAGGTACTGCGCGTCGCGCGCCTCGGCGTAGAGGTTGCGGATGCCGGGGTCGTCCTTGGGCGCGGCGTCGACGACGAAGGGGTTGACGTAGGTCGTCACCCGGATGCCGTCGTCGTTGAGCTCGCCCACCAGCTGCTCCCAGTCCGGATAGCGGGAGCGGTCGAGCTGCCACGTCCACCACAGCCGCTCGCCGAAGGACGTGGTGCGCTGTCCGACCCAGTCCTGCAGCCACACGCCGGAGATCTCGGTGCCGGCGTCCCGCAGCGTGGCGACGCGCTCGCGAACGGCCTCGCTGCCGCCCTGGGCGCCCACGATCATGCCCTCCTGCGTCCAGGGCGCCAGTGCCTGGCGGGCGTCGTCCGCGTGCTGCGCGGCGACGAGCTCGGCCGGCGTCGCGCCGCTGGAGAGCTCGACGGTGATGGATGGGTTCCACAGCTCGACGCCGACGCGGCTCGGCGCGCTGAGGTCGGCGACGGCGAACGCGTGCGCTCCCGCCGATGTCGGTGCGACGCGCAGACCGCGGAGCTCGTCGGTGACGAAGCTGGGCCAGGCGGCGTAGGTCATGACGTCGGTGCCGCCGGCGCCGTGGTTGGTCAGGTTCGCGAGGAACGTGAGCGGCTGCAGCCCGCGCCCGACGCCCTGCTCGCGCACCATGAGGGGCACGACGCGGCCGTCGAGGTCGAAGTCGGTGAACTGCTCGCCGAAGCCGTGCACGCCGGCATGCTCGGTTCGCCCGGAGTGCAGGGCCACGGAGGTCGCGGCCGGCACCGAGACCTCCATCGTCACGCGCGTGCCGTCGTCGATGATCGCGACCTCGTACGCTGTCTCCTCGTCGCCGGAGAGGAGGCGGCCCGTGAGCATCCAGCCGCCCGCGGTCGGAGCGACCGCGTCGATCGTCTGGTCGCTCCAGACCCGGTCGCGGTGCACGGTCGGCCAGAAGTAGCCGCGGTGCTCCTCGACGTCGACGCGACCGGCCGCGGCCGTCACGAAGGCGCGGCCCGCGTCGCTCGCCCAGACGACCGTGCCGGATCGCAGCACCTGCACGGTGTCGTCTGAGACGGTCAGGCGGGCGCCGTCGTCCCCTGACTCGGGAGCAGCCGCGGCCGTGCCGTCGTACCTCGCCTGCACGGAGAGCTCGCCGACCGCGATGGGCGCGACGTCGTCTGAGGGGAGGCCGGCGTAGTTGACACCGACGATCCCCAGGCCGATCACGAGCAGCGCGGCCACGCCGAGCGCGACGAACCGCATGATGCGGCGTGGGCGTGCCCTGCCCGAGGCGCGCTGCGCCATCAGCGCACCGACCGCGCAGGCACCAGCATCGTGAGCGCTCCTGCCCGCAGCGTCACCGTCACGGCGCCCGTGCCGACGCGCTCGCCGTCGGCGTAGGCGATCAGCCCCGGCGCCTCGACGCGCACGCGCGAGGCGCGCATCGAGATGACCTCCGGCCGCTCGAGGTGGCGCCCGGCGAGCAGCAGCGGGAACAGCCGCAGCAGCCGAGTGCGAGAGAGCGGGCCGACATGCGTCACGTCGAGCTGCCCGTCGTCTGGCAGCGCCTTCGGGCAGATGGGCATGCCGCCGCCATAGCTGTCGGTGTTGCCGATCGCGACGAGCGTGCCAGGCAGCGGGCGCGCCGCCGCCTCGTCGACGGCGATCCGGAACGGCACGGGCCGCAGCTGCGCGAGCTCGGCCAGCAGCGCCAGGTAGTAGCGAGCGCGACCGCGGGGCCACCGCAGCCGGTTCGTGCGGTCGCTCACGCGCGCGTCGAAGCCGAGCGCGACGACCGTGAGAAAGTGACGGGCGGCATCCGCCGTCTCGACGCGACCGACGTCGATGCGCCGCGGCCGGCCGCGCAGCGCGAGCGCCGCGGCGTCGGCGGCGTGCACCGACCCGACCGGCAGCCCGATGGCGCGCGCGAAGTCGTTGCCGGTGCCGGCCGGCACGAGCGCGATGGGCACCTCGGTGCCGACGAGCGCGTCGAGCAGCGTCGAGAGCGTGCCGTCGCCGCCGATGATCACGAGCGCTGTCGGCTGCGCGGCGACGGCCTCGGCGACCAGCTCGCGCGACTGCTCGACCGAGGCGCCGACGTAGGCGACCACCTCGGCACCGAGCTCGCGCAGGCGCGCGATCGCCGCATCCGCTGCGTCACGGCCGCGCCCACGACCCGATGTCGGATTGACGAGCACCGCGATGCGCGGAGCCGCGTCAGCCATGCTGGCCCGCCGCACCGTCGGCGATGAGCATGCCCGGGCTGTCGGCGATCAGCACGCCCGGGTTGAGGATGCCGGCGGGATCGAGCTCGGCCTTCACGGCGCGCAGCACGCGGATGCCGACCTCGCCGATCTCGCGCTCGAGCCACGGCTGGTGATCGCGGCCGATCGCGTGGTGGTGGGTGATGGTGCCGCTGTGCGCGAGGATCACGTCGTTCACGCTCGCCTTGGCGCGCGCCCAGGCCGCGAGCTGGTCGCCCCGCAGACCCGCAGCGATCGTGAAGTAGAGCGAGGCGCCGGTCGGGTAGACGTGCGAGATGTGGCAGAGCACGAGCGACTTCGCGCCCTCCTCGGCGAGCCCGGCGGTGATCGCCTCGGTGACGGCCGCCTTCAGCGCCTGCAGGTTCGACCAGGTCGTCGCGGTCTCGAGCGTCTCGAGGAAGACGCCGGCGTCGAGCAGCGCGTCGCGCAGGTAGGGCGCGTTGAAGCGGCCCCGCTCCCACTCGAGCGCGGGCTGCTCGCCGAGGCGGGTGCCGCCCGCTGCCGTCAGCACGGCGGCAGTGCGCTCGCGGCGCTCTGCCGTGATCTCGGCCTCGCCCTCGAAGAGCGTGACGGCGCTGCAGCCGGAGCCGAACGCCTTGCCGATCTTGCCGTGCTGGGCGAGGCTTACGGAGGTCTCGGCCTCGTCGGAGAGGCGGATGACCGTGGCTCCCGTGCCCAGCTGCGCCAGACGGCGCAGCGCGTCGGCGCCGGTCGCGAAGTCGGGGAACCGCCAGGCATCGGCGAGCCGCACGGCCGGCACCGGATGCACGCGCACCCGCACGGCGGTGATGACGCCGAGCGCACCCTCGGATCCGAGGAAGAGTCGCACGAGGTCGGGGCCGGCAGCTGACCCGGGCGCACGGCCGAGGTCGAGCTCGCCCGTCGGTGTGACGACGCGCAGGCCCGTCACCATCGCGTCGAAGCGGCCATGCCCGGCAGAGCTCTGCCCCGACGAGCGCGTGGCCGCGAAGCCGCCGATCGTCGCGTAGAGGAAGCTCTGCGGGTAGTGCCCGAGCTCGAAGCCGCGCGCCGCGAGCGCGGCCTCGGCGTCGGGGCCGGTCGTGCCGGCGAGCAGCGTCGCCTCGCCGCTCAGCTCGTCGAGCGACACGAGGCCGCTCATGCGGGCGAGGTCGAGGCTGATGACGGCGCGGCGTCCTCCCGCGATCGGGTCGACCCCACCCACGACGGTGGTGCCGCCTCCGAAGGGCACGACCGCGATGCCGTGCTCGGCGGCGAGGCGCAGGATCGCCGCGACCTCCGCGTCGCTCGCGGGTGTGACGACGGCGTCGGGCGCATCCTGGCGCGTCGCGCGGCGGCGCAGCAGATCGGGGGTCGACTTGCCACCGGCGTGACGGATGCGCGCCTCGCGCTCGGTGCGAACGTGGGTCGCACCGACGATGGCCGCAAGCTCGTCGCGGAGCGCCTCGCCCGCTGCGCCCTCGAGCGCCGAGGGCGCGAGCTCGACATCCTCGAGCGCCGCGGCCGGCTCTGGCGGGCGGATGCGGCCGAGCTTCAGCGGCAGCAGCGCGCGCAGGGCTGCGGGCAGCGAGCGCGCCTTGGCGGGGTCGCCCCAGCCGTTCCAGCGCATCGGTGCCGAGGCCTCTCGCTCCGGGACTGCGGTGTCGTCGGTCATGCGTTACAGTGTGACACATCATGGCAAATCGTCACGCTGCAGCGATCGTCGCCTCCGGCGCCGCGTCAGACACGGCCCGGCCCGACAGTCACGAGGCCGAGCCCGAGACCGCACCGGCCCTCGACGCCAGCGCGCACCGCATCCTCGACGCCGCCGCCGAGCTGCTCGCGACGCGCGGCACGCGCGGCGTGACCGTCGCAGAGATCGCGCGCACCGCATCCGTCAGCCGCCCGACCGTCTACCGCCGCTGGCCCGACGCCGACGCGATCGTGCGGGCCGCGCAGCTGCGCGCGGTCACGCAGATCATCGACGACCTCGGCGCCGCACCGACGACGCGCGACGAGATCGTGCGCGACGTGCTGCGATTCTCGGCGAGCTTCCGCAGCCACCCGGTGTTCGCACGGCTGCTCGAGCACGAGCCCGAGTCGTTCTCGCGCTACGCGCTGCAGCGCATCGGCGCGAGCCAGCGGGTCTTGCTGCACTGGGTCGCGGCCGCGATCACCACGGCGCAGCAGGGCGGCAGCGTGCGCCGGGGATCCCCCAGCGACATCGCGGTGATGCTGCTGCTGATCGCGCAGGCGGCGATCCTGTCGCACGGGATCGTCACCTCGCTCATCGACGAGCAGCAGTGGCAGGCAGAGCTGCGGCACGCCCTCGAGGGGCACCTGTCGCCGTGACGGACGCGAGCGGCTCCCCCGCGCTCAGCGCCGCACGGCGGCGGCGCGAGCTCGATGCGCTCGCGAGCGGCGGCGCCGTCGACCTGCTCGTCATCGGGGGCGGCGTCACGGGTGCCGGCGTCGCGCTCGATGCCGCCGCACGCGGCCTGCGGGTCGTGCTCGTCGAGGCGCACGACCTCGCCTTCGGCACCAGCCGCTGGAGCTCGAAGCTCGTGCACGGCGGCCTGCGCTACCTCGCGAGCGGCGACGTGGCGGTCGCACGCGAGAGCGCGATCGAGCGCCACGTGCTGATGACGCGCACCGCGCCGCACCTGGTGCGCCCGCTGCCGCAGCTGCTGCCCCTGGTGCCGTCGGTCACCGCGCGCCAGGCAGTGATCACCGGCACCGGGTTCGCCGTCGGCGACGGCCTCCGCCTACTCGCCCGCACGCCGAGCGCGACGCTGCCGCGCCCGCGCCGCATCAGCCGTGACCAGGTGCTGCGGCTCTCGCCCGCGACCAGGCGCGATGGCCTGCGCGGGGGCCTGCTCGCCTACGACGGGCAGCTCGTCGACGACGCCAGGCTCGTGGTCGCGCTCGCGCGCACGGCCGCCGCGTTCGGCGCGACCATCCTCACGCGCATGCGCGCGCGGTCGGCGGATGCGACGGGTGCGGTGCTCGAGGACGCCCTGGGCGGCGGCACCCTGCGCCTCGACGCACGGGCGGTCGTCAACGCGGCGGGCGTGTGGGCGGGCGAGTTCGACGAGAGCATCCACCTGCGCCCGAGCCGCGGCACCCACATCGTGCTCGACGCCGCAGCGCTGGGCGATCCGACCGCGGCGCTGACGGTGCCGCATCCGGGCTCGGTCAGCCGCTTCGTCTTCGCGCTGCCGCAGCAGCTCGGGCGAGTGGTCGTCGGGCTCACCGACGAGGACGCGCCTGGCCGCGTGCCCGACGTGCCCGAGCCGACCGAGCGCGAGATCGCGTTCCTGCTGCAGACCCTCTCGAGCGCCCTCGAGCTGCCCCTCGAGCGTGCCGACGTGCTGGGCGCGTTCGCGGGCCTCCGCCCGCTCATCGACGCCGGGCCGGGCTCGACCGCCGACATCTCCCGCCGGCACCACGTCGCCGCGTCGCCCAGCGGCGTCGTGACCGTGCTCGGCGGCAAGCTCACCACCTATCGCGCGATGGCGCAGCAGGCCGTCGACCTGGCCGTGCGGCGCGCGGGGCTCGACGCCGGCCCGAGCCGCACGCGCGCGCTTCCGCTCGTCGGCGCTCCCGGCTCTCCGGTGCGCATCCCGACCGGCACGGGGGCGGATGCGGCGCTGCCGGTCTCGCTCACGGCCAGGTTCGGGAGCGAGGCCGGCCGGGTGCTCGCGAGCGCGTCCTGCGTCGACCCTGCGGCTCCCATCGCGGCTGGCATCGACGTCACGCGCGCCGAGATCGCCTTCGCGGTCACAGACGAGGGCGCGCTCGACGCCGACGACGTGCTCGAGCGGCGCACGCGCATCGGGCTCGTCGGCGCCGACCGCGATCGCGCCGCCGCGGCGGTGGCCGAGCTGGTCGCCGAGACCTTGGCCCGCGCGGCCTGACGGCTCGACCGGCACGCGGGCGCGGATCGAGCGTGGGACATCAGACGCACCCTGTCACAATCGACGCATGCCCCGCACACTCAGGCTCAACGATGGCGGCAGCATGCCCGCGCTCGGCTTCGGGCTCTACAAGGTGCCGCTGGAGGAGACCGAGCGTGTGGTGGCCGCCGGCCTCGAGGCCGGCTACCGGCTGATCGACGGCGCGGAGTTCTACGGCAACGAGCGCGAGGTCGGCGCCGCGATCTCGCGGGCGGAGGACGTGGGCATAGCCCGCGACGAGCTGACGCTGACGAGCAAGTTCTGGGGCGACCCCGAGCAGACCCCCGAGGCGGCGCGAGCCGCGTTCGAGGCGACCGAGCTGGCGCTCGGCACCCACGTCGACGTCTACATGATCCACTGGCCGCGCCCGGCCAGGAACCGCTTCGTCGACGTCTGGCGCACGCTCATCGAGCTGCAGGCAGCAGGCCGCGTGCGCTCCATCGGCGTCAGCAACTTCACCGCCGAGCACCTGCAGCGACTCATCGACGAGACCGGCGTCACCCCCGCGATCAACCAGGTCGAGTCGCACCCGTGGCTGCCGCAGCACGAGCTGCGCGCCTTCCACGAGCGGCACGGCATCATCACCCAGGCCTGGAGCCCGCTCGGCCGCGCCCGCGTGCTCGACGACCCGAGCATCCGCAGCATCGCCGAAGGCCACGGCGTCTCCCCCGCCCAGGTGATCATCCGGTGGCACCTGCAGCTCGGTGGCGCCCTCATCCCCAAGTCGACGCATCCGCATCGCCTGCGCGAGAACCTCGACATCGACGGGTTCACCCTCAGCGACGACGAGATGGCGCAGATCGCCGGCCTCGAGACCGGCGAGCGCACCGGCACCCATCCAGATGACCGTCAGTGACGGCAGAGCAGCGAGCACCGTGAGCGACCCCGCCCACATCGACAGCCTCAACCTTCCCCACGCGCACGCCGTCACGTGGGGCGTCGCCGCGCTGCCCCACCGCGGCCCCAAGCGCGAGCTCAGCACCGAACGCATCGTCGAGGCAGCGATCGAGCTCGCCGACGCCGACGGGCTCGACGCGGTCAGCATGGGCAAGGTCGCGGCCAGCCTGGGCGCCGCCCCCATGAGCCTCTACCGCTACGTGACCGGCAAGGACGACCTGCTGCTGCTCATGTTCGACACGGCGAGCGAGGTGACGGTGCCGGGCATCGGCAGCACGTGGCGCGAGCGGCTGCGCGAGTGGGCGATGTTCGTGCGCACCACCTACGACGCGCACCCGTGGCTCGCCGACCTGCCGCCGTCGTCGACCCCGACGACGCCCAACCGGCTCGCGATCATCGAGGCCGGCTTGGCCGCGCTCGAGGGCGTGCGCATGCCGGATCGCGCCAAGTTGCCGACGCTGCTGCTGCTGCTCGGCTACATCGGTCTCTATGCAAAGGCCTCGAGCAATGCCGCGGTCGACGACGCCGTGCGCCGTGCACTGCCGGAGCTCGTGACCGACGAGCGGTTCCCGCTGCTGGCGCCGGCCGTGCGCGCCGGTGTGTTCGAGCCAGCCGACACCGATGCCGATGTGGGCTTCAGCTTCGGCCTCAGCCGGCTGCTCGACGGCATCGACCGCTGGCTCGAGCGCAACGAGGAGGATGACCCCTTCGTCGCGATGCCCGTCGCGATCGCGAACGACAAGCAGGTGCGCGAGGCGGCGAAGGTCGTCGAGAAGGCCCGCACCGAGCTGCGGCAGGCCGAAGCGAAGGCGGCGGATGCGGTGGCAAAGGTCGTCGACCGGCTGCGGGCCGCAGAGGCCAGGGCCGAGGCCGTGGCCGAGCGGGAGGCCGCGAAGGCGGCGCTGAAGGCGGCCAAAGCAGAGGCGAAGGCCCGCAAGTAGCCACCCCGCCTTGACTCCGACGCGACGTCGGAGTGTGTGCTCGAAGCATGAACCTCGTCGCGCTCGCCTATCTCGGCTCTCACTTCCTCTCACTGCTCGGCAACGGCATCGCCGCGGTCGCGCTGCCGCTCATCGTGCTGCAGATCACCGGCAGCCCCCTCAGCATGGGCGTGATCTCCGCCTCGACCGCCGTGCCCGCGGTGCTCATCGGGCTCCTCGCCGGCTTCGTGCTCGACCGCTGGAACCGACGCAACATCTCCGTCGCATCCGACCTCATCTCGGCCGCATCCGTCGCTGCCCTGCCCGTGGTCGACATGCTGTGGGGCCTCGAGCTCTGGTGGTTCGTAGCGCTCGGCATCCTCGGGTCGTTCGGGGATGTGCCGGGTGGCACCGCGCGGGAGGTGCTCGTCGCGGCCGTGGTGCGGCGCAGCGGCGTCTCGCTCGAGCGGCTCGTGGGCGTGCGGCAGACGCTGACCTCGGCGGCGCTGGTCGTCGGGCCCGCGCTCACGGGCACGCTCGTCGCGCTGGTCGGGCCGAGCGCCGTCTTCTTCATCACCGCCGGCACGTCGGCGGCAGCTGCCCTGCTCACGCTCGTGATCCCGCGGGAGGCGGGCCGGGTGCCGAAGAGCGACGCGCTGGCCGAGACGCCGTGGCGGCAGGTGATCGGCGGCTTCTCCGTGCTGCGGCACAGCCGCTTCCTGGTGGCGACGATCGTGCTGATCGTGGGCCTCACGACCGTCGGCGGTGGGCTGCAGGGGCTCGTGCTGCCGCTGCACTTCTCGATGATCGCGCGGCCCGAGCTGCTCGGGCTCGTGCTCACCTCGATGGCGGGCGGCATGCTGGCCGGCGCGCTGCTGTTCTCGGCGATCAGCACCCGCCTCTCGCGTCGGGCCTGGCTGACCATGGGCTTCGCGGCGCTCACCGTGGGCTACCTCGCGCTCTCGACGCTCGCCTCGCTGCCGGTCATCTTCATCAGCGCCGGCCTGGTGGGCGTGAGCAACGCGTTGCTGGGCGCCGTGCTCGGTGTGCTGCAGGTCGAGAAGACTCCCGAGCGCGCCCGCGGTCGAGTGCTCGCGCTGCAGAACACGGCGCTGCAGCTCGCCGCGCCGCTGGGCATCGGCGGCGCCGGCATCGTCGCCGAGCTGAGCTCTCCGGTGGTGGCCGGGCTGGCGGTCTCGGCTGTGTGGGTGCTGGCGCTGCTCAGCGTCCTCGCAACGAGGTCGTTGCATGATCTGGAGCGTGACGAGGCAGCCTGAGATGCGCAGCAACGAGCTCGCGGCACTCGCCGGCGTCAGCATCCGCACGCTTCGGCACTACCACCAGATCGGTCTGCTCGAGGAGCCAGAGCGCTCGGTCAACCGCTACCGCAAGTACACCGTCCACCACCTCGCCAAGGTGCTGCGCATCGGCAAGTTCACCGAGCTGGGCATCCCGCTGTCTGAGGTGCAGCGCGTCATCGACGACCCGGTCGCCGCAGCCGAGCTGCTCGAGGGCATCGACGCACAGGCCGCGGTCGAGATCGACCGGCTCGCGCGCCGCCGCCAGCGGATCGCAGCGCTCAGCAGCGGGGGCGCGCTGCCTGACACCCCCGACGCGCTCATCCCCTTCGCCTCGCTGTTCGTGCGGCACGCCTCCACACGCGAGAGCCGGTACGAGAGCGAGCAGCTGGCGCTCGTCGCGCACCTCAGCGGCGACCCGAGCCTGCCGTGGCTGGTCGCGGGATCCGCGAAGCTGGCGGCAGC
The window above is part of the Agrococcus sp. ARC_14 genome. Proteins encoded here:
- a CDS encoding MerR family transcriptional regulator, with product MTRQPEMRSNELAALAGVSIRTLRHYHQIGLLEEPERSVNRYRKYTVHHLAKVLRIGKFTELGIPLSEVQRVIDDPVAAAELLEGIDAQAAVEIDRLARRRQRIAALSSGGALPDTPDALIPFASLFVRHASTRESRYESEQLALVAHLSGDPSLPWLVAGSAKLAAASQRYLPLVERFARIAPDAGPTETASLVDEMVEVLASAIDVAAIPALSRQATELLLAHQRAHLNDAQHSIMERAIARLDADSSTDGEAG
- a CDS encoding MFS transporter translates to MNLVALAYLGSHFLSLLGNGIAAVALPLIVLQITGSPLSMGVISASTAVPAVLIGLLAGFVLDRWNRRNISVASDLISAASVAALPVVDMLWGLELWWFVALGILGSFGDVPGGTAREVLVAAVVRRSGVSLERLVGVRQTLTSAALVVGPALTGTLVALVGPSAVFFITAGTSAAAALLTLVIPREAGRVPKSDALAETPWRQVIGGFSVLRHSRFLVATIVLIVGLTTVGGGLQGLVLPLHFSMIARPELLGLVLTSMAGGMLAGALLFSAISTRLSRRAWLTMGFAALTVGYLALSTLASLPVIFISAGLVGVSNALLGAVLGVLQVEKTPERARGRVLALQNTALQLAAPLGIGGAGIVAELSSPVVAGLAVSAVWVLALLSVLATRSLHDLERDEAA